A window of Mustelus asterias unplaced genomic scaffold, sMusAst1.hap1.1 HAP1_SCAFFOLD_4165, whole genome shotgun sequence genomic DNA:
CAATCCCAGATTATTCCCCATTCACCCCCTTCCCAATCCCAGATTATTCCCCCTTCACCACCCCTTCCCGATCCCAGATTTCTCCCTGTTACTCACCATTCTCATTCCCGTTTCTTACCTGTCCTTAGTCTCGGCCGCTCTGTCTCGCTGCCTCCTGTTCTTGAACCAGTTGCTGACCTGCGTGGTGGTCAAACCCGTGGCTTCGGCCAATTCCCTTTTCTCCCGGGGAGATGGGTAGGGATTGTGTAAATACCATTCCCGCAAAATACCCCGGGATTTCTCCTGCGTgagggagggattggagaggagacaatccgacaggaagcaggaaAAAAACCAAAgattcaaatcaattcaaaaatgCAGCAAGTTCCTGGATTACTTCACCACTGCGACATTAAACCAATCAAACTCTCTGCCCCCCCAAACACAGACCCGATCCCCAAACACAGACCCGATCCCCAAACACAGACCCGATCCCCAAACACAGACCCGATCCCCAAACACAGACCCGATCCCCAAACACAGACCCGATTCCCAAACACAGACCCGATCCCCAAACACAGACCCGATCCCCAAACACAGACCCGATCCCCAAACACAGACCTGATCCCCAAACACAGACCCGATCCCCAAACACAGACCCGATTCCCAAACACAGACCCAATCCCCAAACACAGACCCAATCGCCAAACACAGACCCGAACCCGAAACACAGACCCGATTGCCAAACACAGACCCAATTCTCAAATACAGACCTGATCCCCAAACACAGACCCTCTGGAAACACCAAGCCCTTCTCAAACACTGACATTCCACCCAAACACAGACCTGCTCCCAAAAACCAACATCCCAAATACCCAAACAAGGGAAGAAGCGCATTCACCACCAAAAAACAGtaagtttacatttatttattagtcacaagtaaggcttacattaacactgcaatgaagttactgtgaaaatcccctcgtcgccacactacggcgcctgttcaggccagtgcaccctaaccagcacatctttcagactgggggaggaaaccggagcacccggaggaaacccacgcagacatggggagaatgtgcagactccacacagtgacccaagccgggaatcgaacccgggtccctggcactgtgaggtagcagtgctaaccactgtgccagtatgCACAAAACAGACCGACCCTCAACAATGCTCAGTCCAAACTGTAACtcaaacaatgtgtgtgtgtgtgagtgtgtgtgtgtgggtgggtgtgtgtgtgagcgtgtgggtgagtgtgtgtgagtgtgtgtgagtgagtgtgtgtgtgagtgtgagtgtgtgtgagtgtgtgtgtgagtgagtgggtgtgtgagtgtgtgtgagtgagtgtgtgtgtgtgtgagtgtgtgtgtgagtgagtgggtgtgtgagtgtgtgtgtgagtgtgagtgtgtgtgagtgtgagtgagtgtgagtgcgtatgtgagtgtgtgtgtgtgagcgtgtgtgtgagcgtgtgtgtgagagtgagtgtgtgtgtgagtgtgtgtgagtgtgtgtgtgagtgtgtgtgtgtgtgtgagtgtgagtgtgtgtgagtgagtgtgtgtgagtgtgtgtgtgtgagtgtgagtgagtgtgtgtgagtgtgtgtgagtgtgtgtgtgtgagtgtgtgagtgtgtgtgtgtgtgtgagtgagtgagtgtgtgtgagtgtgtgtgtgtgagtgtgtgtgtgtgtgagtgtgtgtgtgagagtgtgtgtgtgagtgggtgagtgtgtgagtgggtgtgagtgtgtgtgtgcgagtgtgtgagtgtgtgtgtgtgagtgtgtgagtgagtgtgtgagtgtgtgtgtgtgtgagtgtgtgtgtgagtgtgtgtgtgtgagtgtgtgtgtgtgtgagtgtgtgtgtgtgtgagtttgtgtgtgtgtgagtgtgtgcgtgtgtgtgtgagtgagtgtgtgcgtgtgtgtgagtgtgtgtgagtgtgtgtgtgtgtgagtgtgtgtgagtgtgtgagtgtgtgagtgcgtgtgtgagtgtgtgagtgtgtgtgtgtgtgtgagtgtgtgtgtgagtgtgtgtgtgtgagtgtgtgtgtgtgagtgtgtgtgtgagtgtgtgtgtgtgtgagtgagtgtgagtgtgagtgtgtgtgagtgtgtgtgtgtgagtgtgagtgtctgtgtgtctgtgtgtgtgtgtgtgtgagagtgtgtgtgtgtgtgagtgtgtgtgtgtgagtgtgtgtgtgtgtgagtttgtgtgtgtgtgtgtgtgagtgtgtgcgtgtgtgtgtgagtgtgtgagtgtgtgtgtgagtgtgtgagtgtgtgtgagtgtgtgtgtgtgtgagtgtgtgtgtgagtgtgtgagtgtgtgagtgcgtgtgtgtgtgtgagtgtgtgtgtgtgtgagtgtgtgagtgtgtgtgtgtgtgtgagtgtgtgtgtgtgagtgtgtgtgtgtgtgtgagtgtgtgtcttttttaaagtttatttattagtgtcacaagtaggctgacattaacactgcaatgaagttactgtgaaaatcccctagtcgccacactccggcacctgttcgggtacactgagggagaatttaggacggccaatgcaccctaaccagcacgcctttcagactgtgggaggaaaccggagcacccagaggaaacccacgcagacacggggagaacagcagactccacacagacagtgacccgagccgggaatcgaacccgggtccctggtgctgtgaagcggcagtgctaaccagtcatgtgtgtctgcatgtgtgtgtgcaatcatgcgtgtgtgtgtgtgtgtgtgtgtgtgtgtgtgtgtggagattcCCTAACTTCTCCAGAATTTCCAGGGCGGGATGGGGGAGTTGaatttgggggattttcacaatttcTCCGAAATGTCGACCTGATTCTCGATGGCTGTGAAGTTTGGATTGGCAGTGAGTCGCTGCGTTCCCCGGAGCCTAGGCAGGAATTGGAAACTAcagcggagtgagagagagccagCAACTGGGAAAATTCCAACGAGAGGCCCCGGTGTCATCAGGaaacgcacatctttcagactgtgggaggaaaccagagcacccggaggaaacccatgcagacacggggagaacgtgcaaactccacacagacagtcacccaagtccgaattgaacctgagtccctgacgctgtgaggcagcagtgctaacctctgggcttgggtcactgtctgtgtggagtctgcacgttctccccgtgtctgcgtgggtttcctccgggtgctccggattcttcccacagtccgaaagacgtgctggttgggtgcattggccgtgctaaattctccctcagtgtacccgaacaggtgccggagtgtggcgactaggggattttcacagtaacttcattgcagtgttaatgtcagcctacttgtgacactaataaataaacttttaaaacgacacacactcacacacacacacacactcacacacactcacactcacacacacacactcactcacatacacacacacgcacactcacacacacacatacccacacgctcacacacactcacacacacacactcacacacacactcacactcacacacactcactcatacacacactcacacacactcactcacacacacactcacacacactcacacgctcacacacactcacacacacacacacacactcacacacacacacgctcacacacgctcacacacactcacactcactcacacacacactcacacacactcacacacacacacgctcacacacactcacactcactcacacacacactcacacacactcacacacacacacgctcacacacactcacacacacactcacacacactcactcacatacacacacatgcacacacactcacacacacactcactcacatacacacacacgcacatacactcacacacactcacacacacacacgcacactcactcacatacacacactcacacacacactcacacgcacactcacacacactcactcacatacacacacatgcacacacactcacacacacactcactcacatacacacacacgcacacacactcacacacacacacacactcacacacactcactcactcacatacacacacacgcgcacacacacacactcacacacacacgctcacacactcacacactcactcacaaacacactcactcacacacacgcacactcactcgcacattcacacacacacacacacgctcacacacactcacacacacacacgcacacacactcacacactcacacacactcacacacacacacacactcacacacacacacactcacacacacacacacacgctcacacacactcacacactcactcacaaacacactcactcacacgcacactcactcgcacatacacacacacacacacactcacacgctcacacacactcacacacccacacactcacacacactcacacacactcactccatcccccgCCCAAGAAACTGACCTTGAAGCAGTAACTGGTCTCCTCTCCGTCCCAGATGGTCCGGGGCAGGGGGAATTTCCTGCGGACCCGGTATTTACCCACCGCCCCCAGGGGTCTCCCCCTCAGCTTCTCGGCCTCCGTGTAGTGGGCCTTGAGCCAGAACTGCTGGAGCTTGGGGTGGCTCTGCATCGAGAACTGGCAGCTCTCCAGGATCTTGTACAGCTCGCGGAAGTTTCCACGGTGGAAAGCCACGGCCGCCTTGGCTTTGAGGACACTCTCGTTCTTGTGAAGCTGCTCGCAGGCCGGCAGCGACCAGAGGAAGCGGCCGAGCCTGTCCACGCTGCCgccctgctgcaggacctcacacACGCAGGCCACCTGCTCCTCCGTGAAGCCAAAGGAGCTCAGGATGGACATGGCGGCCGGGGAAAGGGTCCTTCCTTTCCAACGcccgccgccccccgccccccaacaccccctccccccgccaacacGCACACACGGCTGGCTGGCGCTCCGAGCGAGAATGGGACCACCTCTCAACTCCGCGGCCAGTCTGACAATCCCTCGTCCAAACCCTACCTCGGCACCAAGCTCCAGAACAGCTTATTGGTCCCCAGGACCACCCCCgggggcgggggaagagagagagagagagagagagacagaggatcaTGTTTTCTTAATAATTCAGTACAGAGACTGAGACGGAAACACGATCTCCGTCAATCAGGCCAAACATACGGCTGCCTGAGCAGAATTTCAGACTGCGCGTTGGCAAATGCACATGGACTGAGCAGcgacctgcatttatatatcacccCTGACAGAGTGGCTCAAACATTCCCACTGAGTCCCGCAGACACAGATATTAGGGACATGCGGCCAAAAGCTCGGGCACAGAGGTCGATCTTAAGCAAATGTCTTCCAggaagagggagatggagagagggagaggtttagggaagggatTCCAGAGCTTTGACCCCCACACGGCTGAGGTCACGGCCGCCAATGACGGAGCCATTAGCACCTGGGAcgctcaagaggctggaattgtagcgcagagatctcggagggggtgtaggggctggaggaggttacagagatggggagggggtgtcggggctggaggaggttacagagatacggaggggtgtaggggctggaggaggttacagagatagggagggggtgtagaggctggaggaggttacagagatagggaggggtgtaggggctggaggaggttacagagatagggaggggtgtaggggctggaggaggttacagagatagggaggggtgtaggggctggaggaggttacagagatagggaggggtgtaggggctggaggaggttacagagatagggaggggtgtaggggctggaggaggttacagagatagggagggggtgtagaggctggaggaggttacagagatagggaggggtgtaggggctggaggaggttacagagatagggaggggtgtaggggctggaggaggttacagagatagggagggggtgtagaggctggaggaggttacagagatagggaggggtgtaggggctggaggaggttacagagatagggagagatgtaggggctggaggaggttacagagatagggaggagtgtaggggctggaggaggttacagagatggggaggggtgtaggggctggaggaggttacactgatagggaggggtgtagtggctggaggaggttacagagatagggaggggtgtaggggctggaggaggatacagagatggggaggggtgtaggggctggaggaggttacagagatagggagggttgtacggattgaaggaggttacagatagggagggttgtaggggctggaggaggttacagagatagggaggggtgtagggggttggaggaggttacagagatagggagggttgtagggattgaaggaagttacagagatagggagggttgtagggattgaaggaggttacagagatagggagggggtgtaggggctggaggaggttccagagatagggagggctgtcggggctggaggaggttacagagatagggaggggtgtaggggctggaggaggctacagagataggaggggtgtagggctggagggggctacagagatcgggaagggttgtaggggctaggggaggttacagagatagggaggggtgttggggctggaggaggttacagagatacggaggggtgtaggggctggaggaggttacagagatagggaggggtgtcagggctggaggaggttgcagtgaTCTTGGAATGTTATATGATTGGTCAGTTATGTTGAGGAACTCACCATTGAATGGCTGAGTGCTCGAGGGAATTTGGGGCAATTTAAACTCAGTAATTTTCTCCGGGACCGTTGAGACTTTATTTAATATTTTTTGTCTTAAAACACGCATTTAGACAGAGatcaagatagagaatctggtgaactggtgcgctgGTAATACTCTCTCCCGcactgtcagtaaaatgaaggagattgtcaccgacttcaggaatcatagtggagaacatgctcctgtctacatcaacggggacgaagtagaaagggtcgagagcttcaggtttttaggtgtccagatcaacctgtcctggtccccccacgccgacactatagttaagaaagccccaccaacgcctctactttctcagaagactaaggaaatcacggatagatggattcctgatcggtaagggaattaggggttatagggatcaggcaggtaagtggaactgatccacttcagatcagccatgatcttattgaatggcggggcaggctcaagggactagatggcctactcctgctcctatttcttatgttcttatgaaacttggcctgtccgctacgactctcaccaacttttacggatgcaccatagaaagcattctttctggttgtatcacagcttggtatggggctcctgctctgcccaagaccgcaagaaactacaaaaggattgtgaatgtagcccagtccatcactcaaaccagcctcccatccattgactctgtctacacttcctgctgcctcggaaaagcagccagcataatcaaggaccccacgcaccccggacattctctcttccaccttcttccgttgggaaaaagatacaaaagtctgaggtcacgtaccaaccgactcaagaacagcttcttccctgctgctgctgtcagacttttgaatggacctacctcgcattaagttgatctttctctacaccctagctgtgactgtaacactacattctgcactctctcctttccttctctatgaatggtatgctttgtctgtatagggcgcaagaaacaatacttttcactgtatgttaatacatgtgacaataataaatcaaatcaaatcaaatttaaaaactgTACAAGCTGAAAAACTGAAGAACGAAATGTTGGTCCCCGGGGTTGGGGTCCCTGGGGTTGGGGTCCCTGGGGCTGGGGTCCCTGGGGTTGGGGTCCTTGGGGTTGGGATCCCCAGTGTTGGGGTCCCTGGGGTTGGGATCCCTGGGGTTGGGGTCCCCGGGGTTGGGGTCCCTGGGGCTGGGGTCCCTGGGGTTGGGGTCCTTGGGGTTGGGATCCCCAGAGTTGGGGTCCCTGGGGTTGGGGTCCCCGGGGTTGGGGTCCCTGGGGTTGGGGTTCCTGGGGTTGGGATCCCCAGAGTTGGGGTCCCCGGGGTTGGGGTTGGTTGGGGGTCACCGGAGTTGGGGTCcccagggttggggttagggttagggagaaGCATTGAGGACCAAtggattcaaatcaaatcaaattcctgggatcattcttgtgaatctcctctggatccTCCCCAAGgctggcacatccttccttagatacagggtccaaaactgctcacaatattccaaatggggtctgaccagagccttatacagcctcagaagtacatccctgctcttgtattctagccctcttgacatgaatgctaatattgcatttgccttcctaactgccgactgaacctgcacgttaaccttaagagaatcttgaactaggactcccaagtccctttgtgcttctgatttcctaagcattttcccatttagaaaatagcttacacctctattcttcctaccgaaatgcataacctcacactttcccacattgtattccatctgccacttctttgcccactctcctagcctgtccaagtccttctgcagcctccctgcttcctcaatactacctgtccctctacatacccACCTCCTTTGGTCAGAGAACCTTTGACCTGTCTGCTCTGATACCTCTACATGTTTTGGGGTCAAATGTCGTTTGATGACTTTTGTGTGAGATGTTTTATTCTGTTGAAGGCTCTACATAAATGCTGTTCCAGCTCTGTGGGCTGTTGTTGTAGCCTCAGATTGTTGCTGAAATCTAGGAGGGCTGTTAATCATAGGTATTGGGTTATAATTTAGTTGCTAGCGGGGACGGATCAAACTGTCGTCAGGAGCAGGCTAATGGACACCTCGGGTGGTGAGGAGAATGCAAACAGCTTGCTCAGATTTCCAAAGAGCATGTTGAAATTATTTGGATAAAATTACCTTTGTACAGCGCAATTAGATGGGTGTAAGCAGCAAGGTGTTGCCACGGCAACCGGAGCCTGGGCCTACACGTGACTAGTCCGTGTTTGCATGTGCTCAGAGACAATTTTCCCCCAACTTCTCCTTTTCaagcacagaaactagaagcaggaggaggccagtcggcccttccagctgctccgccattcatcctaATGATGGCTAATCGTCtaattcaataacctgatcccccccccccccccccccccgcttctcccccatatcccttggtccctttagccccaagagctacttctaatttcttcctgaaatcacacaactcaACTACTTACCGTGGTAGTGAAGTCCacgcattcgccaccctctgggaagGCACACTTCAGTTCCAAAGCTTTGGTTGGTTCCCGCCTGGAACAAGAGTTTTCGATTCCgcattgcctttataggacggggtatggagtataaaagctggagtctgatgatgcagctgtatagaacgctggttaggccacatttggagtactgcgtccagttctggtcgccgcactaccagaaggacgtggaggcgttagagagagtgcagagaaggtttaccaggatgttgcctggtatggagggtcttagctatgaggagagattgggtaaactggggttgttctccctggaaagacggagaatgaggggagatctaatagaggtgtacaagattatgaagggtatagatagggtgaacagtgggaagctttttcccaggtcggaggtgacgatcacgaggggtcacgggctcaaggtgagaggggcgaagtataactcagatatcagagggacgttttttacacagagggtggtgggggcctggaatgtgctgccaagtagggtagtggaggcaggcacgctgacatcgtttaagacttacctggatagtcacatgagcagcctgggaatggagggatacaaacgattggtctagttggaccgtggagcggcacaggcttggagggccgaagggcctgtttcctgtgctgtactgttctttgttctttgtccacccctcagccttgtgtgtgtggggggttgcgggtgggatTCACCAGAACCTTGGGCTGACAGGGTTAGATTGCGAGGACGGCCTGGGCTCTTCTCTCAATGGAAGAAGACTCAGGGGTGATTCGATTGAGATGTTTAAGAAAATTAAAGGATTGGGGTGTGGGGTAGGGACAAAGGATTTGCTCCGGTGGATGTGTGGGGGTGGATGCGGGGTGAGGCAGGGGGGGGGGCTCCAGAATGAGGGGACAGAACCTTCATTTCAAAGTTGGGCCACTTGGgtgtgataa
This region includes:
- the LOC144490986 gene encoding homeobox protein SIX1-like isoform X2, with product MSILSSFGFTEEQVACVCEVLQQGGSVDRLGRFLWSLPACEQLHKNESVLKAKAAVAFHRGNFRELYKILESCQFSMQSHPKLQQFWLKAHYTEAEKLRGRPLGAVGKYRVRRKFPLPRTIWDGEETSYCFKEKSRGILREWYLHNPYPSPREKRELAEATGLTTTQVSNWFKNRRQRDRAAETKDRYRENTENSNPHCKDSLKQLSRAKLLLSSSDEEELSPDQSPLPRAGTPGMLYPGSLHPQSLNPALPLSGGAALQHQELVHSCLLEDSILGPLTSSLVDLGS
- the LOC144490986 gene encoding homeobox protein SIX1-like isoform X1, encoding MSILSSFGFTEEQVACVCEVLQQGGSVDRLGRFLWSLPACEQLHKNESVLKAKAAVAFHRGNFRELYKILESCQFSMQSHPKLQQFWLKAHYTEAEKLRGRPLGAVGKYRVRRKFPLPRTIWDGEETSYCFKEKSRGILREWYLHNPYPSPREKRELAEATGLTTTQVSNWFKNRRQRDRAAETKDRENTENSNPHCKDSLKQLSRAKLLLSSSDEEELSPDQSPLPRAGTPGMLYPGSLHPQSLNPALPLSGGAALQHQELVHSCLLEDSILGPLTSSLVDLGS